The Orenia marismortui DSM 5156 genome window below encodes:
- a CDS encoding class I SAM-dependent methyltransferase, with translation MEYTGERVIPKKMSPKNGLLIEHIARYKFASQFIEGRVLDIACGSGYGTEILMAMGEGIKEIIGVDVDEETINYAKSNYQYPWNKFMVGNGVNDDLVQKLGEFDCIISMETVEHIKDDYKFIKNLKKMLKRNGKLIISTPFGRGRDYECSNPYHYRQYTEGEFRNLLSCFNEVEIYCQCDKTIEKAIEGKKYYLMLGVCND, from the coding sequence GTGGAATATACAGGGGAGCGAGTTATTCCGAAAAAAATGAGTCCTAAGAATGGATTATTAATAGAGCATATAGCGAGATATAAGTTTGCCAGTCAATTTATAGAAGGGCGAGTATTAGATATTGCTTGTGGCTCTGGGTATGGTACAGAGATATTAATGGCTATGGGTGAAGGAATAAAAGAAATAATTGGTGTTGATGTAGATGAAGAAACTATAAATTATGCAAAATCTAATTATCAATACCCATGGAATAAATTCATGGTAGGGAATGGTGTTAATGATGACTTGGTACAAAAACTTGGTGAGTTTGATTGTATAATTAGCATGGAAACTGTAGAACATATTAAGGATGATTATAAATTTATCAAAAATTTAAAAAAGATGCTCAAGAGAAATGGAAAGCTGATAATTTCTACTCCTTTTGGAAGAGGTAGAGATTATGAGTGTTCTAATCCTTATCATTATCGCCAATATACAGAAGGAGAATTTAGAAATTTACTAAGTTGTTTTAATGAAGTGGAAATATATTGTCAATGTGACAAGACTATTGAAAAAGCAATAGAAGGTAAAAAATATTATCTAATGCTTGGAGTTTGTAATGATTAA
- a CDS encoding ISLre2 family transposase — protein MDTIIQQFGEKIKDNSEEFLKNILLSDKEDISDFINTLRKDFDELGKXLCKYIIEVIDEVIKESPERKKNWKIVRKKKRKLITEFGEVEFERRYYKSKFNKEYEHLADKKLGIDKYQRIDTGLEAKIVDLSIDKSYAKVGEEVVNNLTITGQTVMNKIRKLGKIENDKLSNPKAKRKIDYLYIEADEDHVSLQNGKNAVPRLVYVHEGIIKENGRNKLKNSYSFSGMYNKSEDLWLEIMDYIEDNYDFDSIKQIYIAGDGALWIKEGLKWLPKSKQILDRYHLNKYVLKATGHAQKLRFDLWQGINNLDKVQIKEIFSELISQAEKESKKKAIRQSRSYIYNNWAGIVNYYKDENAIGCSAEGHVSHILSDRLSSRPMGWSEVGVDQMARLRSFKFNGGTEYELKEIILEKARKEQKEEKIVEIESKVVKNNLKKKFAEPSNNIPSINKGVRTRLFKAVKSLL, from the coding sequence ATGGATACAATTATACAGCAGTTTGGAGAAAAAATTAAGGATAATTCAGAAGAATTTTTAAAAAATATTCTATTGAGTGATAAAGAAGATATTTCAGACTTTATAAATACTCTAAGAAAAGACTTTGATGAATTAGGTAAAGANTTGTGTAAGTATATTATAGAAGTAATAGATGAAGTAATTAAGGAAAGTCCTGAGCGTAAAAAGAATTGGAAGATAGTAAGAAAAAAGAAGAGAAAATTGATAACAGAGTTTGGTGAAGTTGAATTTGAGAGAAGGTATTATAAATCTAAGTTCAATAAAGAGTATGAACATTTAGCAGATAAAAAATTAGGTATAGATAAGTATCAAAGGATAGATACTGGCTTAGAAGCAAAGATAGTAGATTTATCAATTGATAAATCTTACGCCAAAGTAGGAGAGGAAGTAGTGAATAATTTAACTATAACAGGTCAAACAGTTATGAATAAAATAAGAAAATTAGGTAAAATAGAAAACGATAAATTAAGTAATCCGAAAGCAAAAAGAAAGATTGATTATTTATATATAGAAGCTGATGAAGACCATGTTTCTTTGCAAAACGGGAAGAATGCTGTACCAAGATTAGTTTATGTTCATGAAGGAATTATTAAAGAAAATGGTAGAAATAAGTTAAAGAACAGTTATTCCTTTTCAGGTATGTATAACAAGTCGGAAGACTTGTGGCTAGAAATTATGGACTATATAGAGGATAATTACGACTTTGATAGCATAAAGCAGATTTATATTGCAGGAGATGGGGCACTTTGGATTAAAGAGGGTTTAAAGTGGTTGCCTAAAAGTAAGCAGATACTAGATAGATATCATTTAAATAAGTATGTTTTAAAGGCTACAGGACATGCCCAAAAGCTTAGATTTGATCTTTGGCAAGGAATAAATAATTTAGATAAAGTACAGATAAAAGAGATATTTAGTGAATTGATATCTCAAGCTGAAAAGGAATCTAAGAAGAAAGCGATAAGACAAAGTAGAAGCTATATTTATAATAACTGGGCTGGAATAGTAAACTATTATAAAGATGAAAATGCTATTGGTTGTAGTGCTGAAGGTCATGTTAGTCATATATTATCAGATAGATTAAGTTCAAGACCAATGGGTTGGTCTGAAGTAGGAGTAGATCAGATGGCAAGATTAAGGTCTTTTAAATTTAATGGAGGAACAGAATACGAATTAAAAGAAATTATTCTAGAGAAAGCAAGAAAAGAGCAAAAAGAAGAAAAAATAGTGGAAATAGAATCAAAAGTAGTGAAAAATAATTTGAAAAAGAAATTTGCTGAACCAAGCAATAATATCCCAAGTATAAATAAAGGAGTAAGAACTAGACTGTTTAAAGCAGTAAAGTCATTGCTTTAA
- a CDS encoding AbrB/MazE/SpoVT family DNA-binding domain-containing protein, translating into MQTIKIRKVGNSYGFTIPKELMEKYHLKEGEELHLIEENDGFTLTPYDPEFEKWTKSFEKTNQKFKNTLKELSK; encoded by the coding sequence ATGCAAACTATAAAAATCCGTAAAGTTGGAAATAGTTATGGTTTTACTATTCCTAAAGAACTTATGGAAAAATATCATTTGAAAGAAGGGGAAGAACTTCATCTTATTGAAGAAAATGATGGTTTTACATTAACCCCTTATGACCCTGAATTTGAAAAATGGACTAAATCTTTTGAAAAAACAAATCAAAAATTTAAGAATACATTAAAGGAACTATCTAAATGA
- a CDS encoding type II toxin-antitoxin system death-on-curing family toxin translates to MKSINFIPKKAILYFHEQLIQIYGGSTGVRDEKLLDSAIQQPKSTFEGEYLHNSIFKMASAYGFHLCKNHPFVDGNKRIALVAMDTFLQNNGYEITASEKETYTIMIKLSSEGLSKDELTNWLKQNTTSI, encoded by the coding sequence ATGAAAAGCATAAATTTTATTCCTAAAAAAGCTATACTCTATTTTCATGAACAATTAATTCAAATTTACGGTGGTAGCACAGGAGTAAGAGATGAAAAACTTCTTGATTCTGCTATCCAACAACCTAAAAGCACTTTTGAAGGTGAATATCTGCATAATAGTATATTCAAAATGGCATCAGCCTATGGATTTCACTTGTGCAAAAATCATCCATTTGTAGATGGAAATAAGCGAATTGCTCTTGTTGCTATGGATACATTTCTTCAAAATAATGGCTATGAAATAACTGCATCTGAGAAAGAAACTTATACAATAATGATAAAACTGTCTTCTGAAGGTCTTTCAAAAGATGAATTAACAAATTGGTTAAAACAAAATACTACTTCTATCTAA